The Daphnia pulex isolate KAP4 chromosome 3, ASM2113471v1 genome includes a region encoding these proteins:
- the LOC124191184 gene encoding serine/threonine-protein kinase ICK-like isoform X1, protein MNRYRILGRIGDGAYGSVVLAIKLDSGEKVAIKKMKRKCHSWEEAMNLREVKSLKKLSHQNVVKLKEVIRENETLFFVFEHMKENLYQLVKERYERGEKSLPEPALKEIVIQILQGLAYMHKHGFFHRDLKPENVLCNGTEMVKLGDFGLAREIRSRPPFTDYVSTRWYRAPEVLLHSTNYNSAIDMWAVGCMIPELYTFRPLFPGSSEIDQLFKVCALLGTPTESQWPDGYQLASKMHFKFPQFNNSSLNQLLMQASPEAVKLVNLLLQWNPARRPSAQQALNHSFFARSSHNSSAMSSSKTWLGGTGRVLSTSTTSGVKFLGPNRSSSMQPHLQQQQQHSVIHLKLSSDARLSEQRQVVQSEPARPKPQWPDGDDDKKKETNKHLEDDDGFEDIFQGLSLANDVNSFVQNAPQQISRVYNSHSSHPIKSKYPVSGKMLPVSYTSPAMIASAPPVVSAASTRMSVPTSGAVTERIPRLVSGRTDWAAKYLKTSTKYSK, encoded by the exons ATGAACAGGTATCGAATTCTGGGAAGGATCGGCGATGGGGCTTACGGCTCAGTCGTTTTGGCCATCAAACTGGATTCCGGCGAGAAAGTGGCCATTAAAAA AATGAAGCGAAAGTGCCATTCGTGGGAGGAGGCGATGAACCTTCGTGAAGTCAAG tctCTGAAAAAGTTGAGTCATCAGAACGTGGTCAAACTCAAAGAAGTCATCCGGGAAAATGAAACgctctttttcgtctttgagCACATGAAGGAGAACCTCTACCAGCTCGTGAAAGAGCGTTACGAACGagg GGAGAAGTCGCTACCGGAACCGGCGCTCAAGGAAATCGTGATCCAGATCCTGCAGGGCCTCGCTTACATGCACAAACACGGCTTCTTCCACCGTGATCTCAAGCCGGAGAACGTGCTCTGCAACGGGACAGAAATGGTCAAGCTCGGTGATTTCGGGTTGGCCAGGGAGATCCGGTCGAGGCCGCCTTTTACCGACTACGTCTCCACCAGATG GTACCGGGCTCCCGAAGTCCTGCTCCACTCGACAAACTACAACAGCGCCATCGATATGTGGGCCGTGGGCTGCATGATTCCCGAACTCTACACCTTCCGGCCTCTATTCCCCGGCTCCAGTGAGATTGACCAGCTTTTCAAAGTTTGCGCTCTCCTCGGAACACCCACAGAG AGTCAATGGCCCGATGGCTATCAACTAGCGTCCAAAATGCATTTCAAATTCCCGCAATTCAACAACTCGTCGCTCAACCAGCTGCTGATGCAAGCCAGTCCCGAGGCCGTCAAACTCGTCAATTTACTACTTCAGTGGAATCCGGCAAGGAGGCCGTCAGCCCAGCAAGCTCtcaa CCATTCGTTTTTCGCACGGTCGAGTCACAATTCGTCGGCCATGTCGTCCAGCAAAACCTGGTTAGGTGGGACCGGTCGGGTCCTGTCGACCTCGACAACATCGGGCGTCAAATTCCTGGGGCCGAACCGTTCCAGCAGCATGCAGCCTcacctgcagcagcagcagcaacactcGGTTATTCACCTGAAATTGTCTTCGGATGCTAGACTCTCTGAACAACGACAAGTCGTTCAATCGGAGCCGGCCCGGCCCAAGCCCCAATGGCCCGACGGTGACgacgacaagaagaaagaaaccaaTAAGCACCTGGAAGACGACGATGGCTTCGAAGACATTTTCCa GGGATTATCCTTGGCCAACGATGTGAATTCTTTCGTTCAAAACGCGCCACAGCAGATATCTAGAGTGTACAACAGCCACAGTTCCCACCCGATCAAGTCCAAATACCCCGTCAGCGGAAAAATGTTGCCCGTCAGCTACACCAGTCCGGCCATGATTGCTAGCGCTCCGCCAGTTGTATCGGCCGCATCGACCCGCATGTCCGTCCCGACGTCGGGGGCCGTCACGGAGAGGATCCCGAGGCTCGTCAGCGGACGGACGGACTGGGCTGCCAAATACCTGAAGACCAGCACCAAGTATTCCAAATGA
- the LOC124191184 gene encoding serine/threonine-protein kinase ICK-like isoform X2, whose amino-acid sequence MKRKCHSWEEAMNLREVKSLKKLSHQNVVKLKEVIRENETLFFVFEHMKENLYQLVKERYERGEKSLPEPALKEIVIQILQGLAYMHKHGFFHRDLKPENVLCNGTEMVKLGDFGLAREIRSRPPFTDYVSTRWYRAPEVLLHSTNYNSAIDMWAVGCMIPELYTFRPLFPGSSEIDQLFKVCALLGTPTESQWPDGYQLASKMHFKFPQFNNSSLNQLLMQASPEAVKLVNLLLQWNPARRPSAQQALNHSFFARSSHNSSAMSSSKTWLGGTGRVLSTSTTSGVKFLGPNRSSSMQPHLQQQQQHSVIHLKLSSDARLSEQRQVVQSEPARPKPQWPDGDDDKKKETNKHLEDDDGFEDIFQGLSLANDVNSFVQNAPQQISRVYNSHSSHPIKSKYPVSGKMLPVSYTSPAMIASAPPVVSAASTRMSVPTSGAVTERIPRLVSGRTDWAAKYLKTSTKYSK is encoded by the exons ATGAAGCGAAAGTGCCATTCGTGGGAGGAGGCGATGAACCTTCGTGAAGTCAAG tctCTGAAAAAGTTGAGTCATCAGAACGTGGTCAAACTCAAAGAAGTCATCCGGGAAAATGAAACgctctttttcgtctttgagCACATGAAGGAGAACCTCTACCAGCTCGTGAAAGAGCGTTACGAACGagg GGAGAAGTCGCTACCGGAACCGGCGCTCAAGGAAATCGTGATCCAGATCCTGCAGGGCCTCGCTTACATGCACAAACACGGCTTCTTCCACCGTGATCTCAAGCCGGAGAACGTGCTCTGCAACGGGACAGAAATGGTCAAGCTCGGTGATTTCGGGTTGGCCAGGGAGATCCGGTCGAGGCCGCCTTTTACCGACTACGTCTCCACCAGATG GTACCGGGCTCCCGAAGTCCTGCTCCACTCGACAAACTACAACAGCGCCATCGATATGTGGGCCGTGGGCTGCATGATTCCCGAACTCTACACCTTCCGGCCTCTATTCCCCGGCTCCAGTGAGATTGACCAGCTTTTCAAAGTTTGCGCTCTCCTCGGAACACCCACAGAG AGTCAATGGCCCGATGGCTATCAACTAGCGTCCAAAATGCATTTCAAATTCCCGCAATTCAACAACTCGTCGCTCAACCAGCTGCTGATGCAAGCCAGTCCCGAGGCCGTCAAACTCGTCAATTTACTACTTCAGTGGAATCCGGCAAGGAGGCCGTCAGCCCAGCAAGCTCtcaa CCATTCGTTTTTCGCACGGTCGAGTCACAATTCGTCGGCCATGTCGTCCAGCAAAACCTGGTTAGGTGGGACCGGTCGGGTCCTGTCGACCTCGACAACATCGGGCGTCAAATTCCTGGGGCCGAACCGTTCCAGCAGCATGCAGCCTcacctgcagcagcagcagcaacactcGGTTATTCACCTGAAATTGTCTTCGGATGCTAGACTCTCTGAACAACGACAAGTCGTTCAATCGGAGCCGGCCCGGCCCAAGCCCCAATGGCCCGACGGTGACgacgacaagaagaaagaaaccaaTAAGCACCTGGAAGACGACGATGGCTTCGAAGACATTTTCCa GGGATTATCCTTGGCCAACGATGTGAATTCTTTCGTTCAAAACGCGCCACAGCAGATATCTAGAGTGTACAACAGCCACAGTTCCCACCCGATCAAGTCCAAATACCCCGTCAGCGGAAAAATGTTGCCCGTCAGCTACACCAGTCCGGCCATGATTGCTAGCGCTCCGCCAGTTGTATCGGCCGCATCGACCCGCATGTCCGTCCCGACGTCGGGGGCCGTCACGGAGAGGATCCCGAGGCTCGTCAGCGGACGGACGGACTGGGCTGCCAAATACCTGAAGACCAGCACCAAGTATTCCAAATGA
- the LOC124191184 gene encoding serine/threonine-protein kinase dyf-5-like isoform X3, with translation MVFLLPYLQSSQLDDHVVIMAISRYESIRHNTSLKKLSHQNVVKLKEVIRENETLFFVFEHMKENLYQLVKERYERGEKSLPEPALKEIVIQILQGLAYMHKHGFFHRDLKPENVLCNGTEMVKLGDFGLAREIRSRPPFTDYVSTRWYRAPEVLLHSTNYNSAIDMWAVGCMIPELYTFRPLFPGSSEIDQLFKVCALLGTPTESQWPDGYQLASKMHFKFPQFNNSSLNQLLMQASPEAVKLVNLLLQWNPARRPSAQQALNHSFFARSSHNSSAMSSSKTWLGGTGRVLSTSTTSGVKFLGPNRSSSMQPHLQQQQQHSVIHLKLSSDARLSEQRQVVQSEPARPKPQWPDGDDDKKKETNKHLEDDDGFEDIFQGLSLANDVNSFVQNAPQQISRVYNSHSSHPIKSKYPVSGKMLPVSYTSPAMIASAPPVVSAASTRMSVPTSGAVTERIPRLVSGRTDWAAKYLKTSTKYSK, from the exons tctCTGAAAAAGTTGAGTCATCAGAACGTGGTCAAACTCAAAGAAGTCATCCGGGAAAATGAAACgctctttttcgtctttgagCACATGAAGGAGAACCTCTACCAGCTCGTGAAAGAGCGTTACGAACGagg GGAGAAGTCGCTACCGGAACCGGCGCTCAAGGAAATCGTGATCCAGATCCTGCAGGGCCTCGCTTACATGCACAAACACGGCTTCTTCCACCGTGATCTCAAGCCGGAGAACGTGCTCTGCAACGGGACAGAAATGGTCAAGCTCGGTGATTTCGGGTTGGCCAGGGAGATCCGGTCGAGGCCGCCTTTTACCGACTACGTCTCCACCAGATG GTACCGGGCTCCCGAAGTCCTGCTCCACTCGACAAACTACAACAGCGCCATCGATATGTGGGCCGTGGGCTGCATGATTCCCGAACTCTACACCTTCCGGCCTCTATTCCCCGGCTCCAGTGAGATTGACCAGCTTTTCAAAGTTTGCGCTCTCCTCGGAACACCCACAGAG AGTCAATGGCCCGATGGCTATCAACTAGCGTCCAAAATGCATTTCAAATTCCCGCAATTCAACAACTCGTCGCTCAACCAGCTGCTGATGCAAGCCAGTCCCGAGGCCGTCAAACTCGTCAATTTACTACTTCAGTGGAATCCGGCAAGGAGGCCGTCAGCCCAGCAAGCTCtcaa CCATTCGTTTTTCGCACGGTCGAGTCACAATTCGTCGGCCATGTCGTCCAGCAAAACCTGGTTAGGTGGGACCGGTCGGGTCCTGTCGACCTCGACAACATCGGGCGTCAAATTCCTGGGGCCGAACCGTTCCAGCAGCATGCAGCCTcacctgcagcagcagcagcaacactcGGTTATTCACCTGAAATTGTCTTCGGATGCTAGACTCTCTGAACAACGACAAGTCGTTCAATCGGAGCCGGCCCGGCCCAAGCCCCAATGGCCCGACGGTGACgacgacaagaagaaagaaaccaaTAAGCACCTGGAAGACGACGATGGCTTCGAAGACATTTTCCa GGGATTATCCTTGGCCAACGATGTGAATTCTTTCGTTCAAAACGCGCCACAGCAGATATCTAGAGTGTACAACAGCCACAGTTCCCACCCGATCAAGTCCAAATACCCCGTCAGCGGAAAAATGTTGCCCGTCAGCTACACCAGTCCGGCCATGATTGCTAGCGCTCCGCCAGTTGTATCGGCCGCATCGACCCGCATGTCCGTCCCGACGTCGGGGGCCGTCACGGAGAGGATCCCGAGGCTCGTCAGCGGACGGACGGACTGGGCTGCCAAATACCTGAAGACCAGCACCAAGTATTCCAAATGA